In Bufo gargarizans isolate SCDJY-AF-19 chromosome 5, ASM1485885v1, whole genome shotgun sequence, the following are encoded in one genomic region:
- the LOC122939320 gene encoding mRNA decay activator protein ZFP36-like translates to MDLQEEMVKMLLELSNSMDIFSSISPPLGETQLDSPFPAPKGTGPSLRYKTELCNRYAETGFCAYRNRCQFAHGLSDLRPPFQHPKYKTELCRSFHILGTCSYGPRCLFIHGHSEKREVPDTISLRQRRPLPFYSKKQCRLWRSPAGCPYGSNCLFQHPHAVRDICRHYAALGVCPYGVHCLFKHTPPPDRWGTGSNAGSGSLSPSESDAETGNDLFTLASANNAFNFSSLLLPLALKLEILGEDDISVNGRDVTDNENSEETQSF, encoded by the exons ATGGACCTGCAGGAGGAGATGGTGAAG ATGTTACTGGAGCTCTCAAACAGCATGGATATCTTCTCTTCCATCAGTCCACCTCTAGGTGAAACGCAACTTGATTCACCCTTCCCTGCACCCAAAGGCACAGGACCCTCCTTGCGATACAAGACTGAGCTTTGCAACCGATATGCTGAGACTGGCTTTTGTGCTTACAGAAACCGCTGCCAATTTGCCCATGGCTTGAGTGATCTCCGCCCGCCATTCCAGCACCCAAAGTACAAGACTGAACTCTGCCGTTCTTTTCACATCCTTGGCACATGCAGTTATGGTCCTCGCTGCCTATTCATACATGGCCATAGCGAGAAGAGGGAAGTACCAGATACAATCAGCCTCAGACAGCGGCGCCCGCTACCTTTCTACAGCAAAAAGCAATGCCGCCTTTGGCGCTCACCTGCAGGCTGTCCTTACGGATCGAATTGCCTCTTTCAGCACCCACATGCTGTTAGAGACATCTGCCGTCACTATGCAGCACTTGGCGTTTGCCCATATGGTGTCCACTGTCTGTTTAAGCACACCCCACCTCCAGACCGTTGGGGAACGGGAAGTAATGCTGGAAGTGGGTCGCTTTCCCCATCAGAATCAGATGCTGAAACTGGGAATGACCTTTTCACTTTGGCCTCCGCCAACAATGCTTTTAACTTTTCAAGTCTGCTCTTGCCACTCGCACTGAAGCTAGAGATCCTGGGAGAAGATGACATCTCTGTGAATGGTCGGGATGTAACGGACAATGAGAATTCAGAGGAAACGCAAAGCTTTTGA